The proteins below come from a single Panicum hallii strain FIL2 chromosome 7, PHallii_v3.1, whole genome shotgun sequence genomic window:
- the LOC112900913 gene encoding putative B3 domain-containing protein Os04g0676650: MANAKGSSAGAAGAGHGDLGRAISHEQYQAFVASVHRTAPGAANVHQYPAGLIPEPPMAMPVHVPVPRPSYSPQIAAPPPQPFARPPEPHRAQSQPPTGRYQDYSPYGNTASSQYTRGFADWGTHNNALMSLAHATTFGSGSSSINSNGFHQNFSSYNTHTWTTTYMPRNPYNTAYGPATMNMMLQTPSFHNNHEKDSGAGFAASSFTMPATVVPTSPFQLMSPKSTNYTSTQIFEEPNNLEDTSTVYGSGDIESDHSEEPDPTPVAEMEDLKQGNGHIINAMSKTINCQDYRIILRKDLTNSDVGNIGRIVLPKKDAEPNLPILEDKDGLILEMDDFELPAVWKFKYRYWPNNKSRMYILETTGEFVKRHSLQAKDILVIYKNKKSGRYVARAVKAEDIQVPQCECIKAGNLSEECGFAVSPSGKKIII; this comes from the exons ATGGCCAACGCCAAGGGCTCgtcggccggcgccgccggcgcaggccatGGCGACCTCGGCAGGGCTATCTCGCATGAGCAGTACCAGGCGTTCGTGGCGTCCGTGCACAGGACCGCGCCGGGCGCCGCGAACGTGCACCAGTACCCCGCCGGCCTGATCCCGGAGCCGCCGATGGCAATGCCGGTTCACGTACCCGTGCCACGGCCCTCGTACTCCCCCCAgatcgccgcgccgccgccgcagccgttcGCGCGACCACCAGAGCCGCACCGCGCGCAGTCCCAGCCGCCCACCG gaCGCTACCAGGATTATTCTCCATATGGCAACACGGCATCATCACAGTATACAAGAGGTTTTGCAGACTGGGGAACGCACAACAATGCACTCATGTCTTTGGCTCATGCCACTACTTTCGGCAGTGGCAGCAGCAGTATCAACAGCAATGGATTCCATCAAAACTTTTCCTCGTACAATACACATACATGGACTACTACTTACATGCCACGGAACCCTTACAACACTGCTTATGGTCCTGCAACGATGAATATGATGCTTCAAACTCCTTCCTTTCACAACAACCATGAAAAGGATTCAG GTGCAGGTTTTGCAGCTAGCAGCTTTACAATGCCTGCAACAGTGGTACCTACGTCCCCTTTTCAACTGATGTCCCCAAAATCAACCAACTATACCTCCACTCAAATCTTCGAGGAACCCAATAATTTAGAG GATACTTCAACGGTCTATGGAAGTGGAGATATCGAGAGCGACCACAGTGAGGAACCGGATCCCACCCCGGTTGCAGAGATGGAAGACCTAAAGCAGGGCAATGGACATATTATTAATGCGATGAGTAAAACG ATCAACTGTCAAGACTACCGTATCATCTTGCGCAAGGACTTGACAAACAGTGATGTTGGAAACATTGGAAGAATTGTGCTGCCAAAG AAGGATGCAGAGCCTAACCTTCCAATCTTGGAAGATAAGGATGGCTTGATACTGGAAATGGACGATTTTGAACTCCCAGCTGTATGGAAGTTTAAGTATAG GTACTGGCCTAATAATAAGAGCAGAATGTATATCTTGGAAACTACTG GTGAATTTGTTAAGAGGCATAGCCTTCAAGCTAAGGACATCCTTGTCATTTACAAGAACAAGAAGTCCGGCAGATAT GTTGCTCGTGCAGTGAAGGCTGAGGACATACAAGTGCCACAATGTGAGTGCATTAAGGCTGGCAACCTCAGCGAAGAGTGCGGGTTCGCTGTGAGTCCTTCGGGCAAGAAGATTATTATCTAG